The Meriones unguiculatus strain TT.TT164.6M chromosome 1, Bangor_MerUng_6.1, whole genome shotgun sequence genome has a segment encoding these proteins:
- the LOC110542843 gene encoding olfactory receptor 7E178-like isoform X1 produces the protein MKAGNLTSTWEFLLLGLSEDSEIKPVLFGVFLSIYLITVLGNLLIILAVVSDPHLHTPMYFFLCNLSLADIGFSSTTMPKMLLNIQTHNKSITYTGCLIQVSFFFFFGCLDSLLLSVMAYDRLVAICYPLHYAVIMHPRLCVFLSVVSLSISFLDSQLHFLVVSHLTFCKVVKIRHFFCDPSQLLNHACSKTSNNKIFIYIFGLIFGGIPVSGILYSYRRILSAILSISSKGGKKKAFSTCGTHLSVVCLFYGTAFGAYFSSAASNSPGKSAVAAVMYTMVTPMLNPFIYSLRNRDIKWALWKISSRRL, from the exons ATGAAAGCAGGT AATCTGACATCTACCTGGGAATTCCTCCTCCTTGGTCTTTCAGAGGATTCTGAAATAAAACCTGTCCTCTTTGGAGTGTTTCTGTCCATCTACCTGATCACGGTGCTTGGGAACCTGCTCATTATCCTGGCTGTTGTCTCCGACCCTCACCTCCACACACCCATGTACTTCTTTCTCTGTAACCTGTCCTTGGCAGACATTGGCTTTAGCAGTACTACAATGCCCAAAATGCTGCTCAACATCCAGACACACAACAAATCCATCACTTACACAGGCTGTCTGATACAGgtgtcatttttcttcttcttcgggtGTTTGGACAGTCTGCTTCTGAGTGTAATGGCCTATGACCGCTTGGTGGCCATCTGCTACCCTCTGCACTATGCCGTCATCATGCACCCCCGCCTCTGTGTCTTCTTGTCTGTGGTGTCACTCTCCATCAGTTTTCTGGACTCTCAGTTACACTTCTTGGTTGTGTCTCACCTTACTTTCTGCAAAGTTGTGAAAATCCGTCATTTCTTTTGTGACCCTTCTCAGCTTCTTAATCATGCTTGTTCAAAAACTTCTaacaataaaatattcatttatatttttggtCTCATTTTTGGTGGCATTCCAGTCTCAGGAATCCTTTATTCTTACAGAAGAATTCTTTCTGCCATTCTGAGTATTTCATcaaaaggagggaaaaagaaagcctTCTCTACCTGCGGGACTCACCTGTcagttgtctgtttgttttatggGACAGCCTTTGGTGCCTACTTCAGTTCAGCTGCCTCAAACTCCCCTGGGAAAAGCGCAGTGGCTGCAGTGATGTACACCATGGTTACTCCCATGCTGAATCCTTTCATCTATAGCTTGAGGAACAGGGACATCAAGTGGGCCCTGTGGAAGATTTCTAGCAGAAGACTCTAA
- the LOC110542843 gene encoding olfactory receptor 7E178-like isoform X2, whose protein sequence is MEGENLTSTWEFLLLGLSEDSEIKPVLFGVFLSIYLITVLGNLLIILAVVSDPHLHTPMYFFLCNLSLADIGFSSTTMPKMLLNIQTHNKSITYTGCLIQVSFFFFFGCLDSLLLSVMAYDRLVAICYPLHYAVIMHPRLCVFLSVVSLSISFLDSQLHFLVVSHLTFCKVVKIRHFFCDPSQLLNHACSKTSNNKIFIYIFGLIFGGIPVSGILYSYRRILSAILSISSKGGKKKAFSTCGTHLSVVCLFYGTAFGAYFSSAASNSPGKSAVAAVMYTMVTPMLNPFIYSLRNRDIKWALWKISSRRL, encoded by the coding sequence ATGGAGGGAGAGAATCTGACATCTACCTGGGAATTCCTCCTCCTTGGTCTTTCAGAGGATTCTGAAATAAAACCTGTCCTCTTTGGAGTGTTTCTGTCCATCTACCTGATCACGGTGCTTGGGAACCTGCTCATTATCCTGGCTGTTGTCTCCGACCCTCACCTCCACACACCCATGTACTTCTTTCTCTGTAACCTGTCCTTGGCAGACATTGGCTTTAGCAGTACTACAATGCCCAAAATGCTGCTCAACATCCAGACACACAACAAATCCATCACTTACACAGGCTGTCTGATACAGgtgtcatttttcttcttcttcgggtGTTTGGACAGTCTGCTTCTGAGTGTAATGGCCTATGACCGCTTGGTGGCCATCTGCTACCCTCTGCACTATGCCGTCATCATGCACCCCCGCCTCTGTGTCTTCTTGTCTGTGGTGTCACTCTCCATCAGTTTTCTGGACTCTCAGTTACACTTCTTGGTTGTGTCTCACCTTACTTTCTGCAAAGTTGTGAAAATCCGTCATTTCTTTTGTGACCCTTCTCAGCTTCTTAATCATGCTTGTTCAAAAACTTCTaacaataaaatattcatttatatttttggtCTCATTTTTGGTGGCATTCCAGTCTCAGGAATCCTTTATTCTTACAGAAGAATTCTTTCTGCCATTCTGAGTATTTCATcaaaaggagggaaaaagaaagcctTCTCTACCTGCGGGACTCACCTGTcagttgtctgtttgttttatggGACAGCCTTTGGTGCCTACTTCAGTTCAGCTGCCTCAAACTCCCCTGGGAAAAGCGCAGTGGCTGCAGTGATGTACACCATGGTTACTCCCATGCTGAATCCTTTCATCTATAGCTTGAGGAACAGGGACATCAAGTGGGCCCTGTGGAAGATTTCTAGCAGAAGACTCTAA